A part of Periplaneta americana isolate PAMFEO1 chromosome 17, P.americana_PAMFEO1_priV1, whole genome shotgun sequence genomic DNA contains:
- the RpS25 gene encoding small ribosomal subunit protein eS25 — protein sequence MPPKKDSKGSSSKQPQKTQKKKEGGSGGKAKKKKWSKGKVRDKLNNQVLFDKATYDKLLKEVPQYKLITPSVVSERLKVRGSLARRALDELLQKGLIKQVIKHHAQVIYTRTTKGDDQPA from the exons ATG CCTCCTAAAAAGGATTCCAAGGGATCTTCGTCTAAACAACCTCAAAAGAcccagaaaaagaaagaaggaggCTCTGGAGGAAAAGCTAAGAAGAAG AAGTGGTCCAAAGGAAAAGTTCGTGATAAGCTAAACAATCAAGTTCTTTTTGATAAAGCAACATACGATAAGCTTTTAAAAGAAGTTCCACAATACAAATTGATAACACCATCTGTAGTCAGTGAGAGACTGAAAGTACGAGGTTCTTTAGCTAGGAGAGCTCTTGATGAACTTCTGCAGAAGG GGCTGATCAAGCAGGTAATTAAGCACCATGCGCAAGTGATATACACGAGAACAACAAAGGGTGATGACCAACCTGCATAG